A region of Paractinoplanes abujensis DNA encodes the following proteins:
- a CDS encoding PD-(D/E)XK nuclease family protein, protein MSTPVSSSAAVRRPAYRLVRRPPRALPSLLPDPLQRYAADHVDGPLLVVGGPGTGKTTTLVESVAARIAAGVDPERILVLTFGRRGAMALRDRIEARIAADPGRIVHEPLVRTFHAYAFGLLRRAAAERGEPSPRLLTGPEQDLIIRELLAVSGDTEEPDPIGWPAALRPALPTRAFAQQLRDLMQRAAERGIDAVELARLGERLGRDDWPAAARFLREYVAVLALRDVTTRGSSAYDPAELVRAASGLLTDTPGLLESERRRLDYVYVDELADTDPAQIELLALVAGGGRPLVAFADPDSSIYGFRGADPGAVASFPATFRTASGALAETLTLHTNYRAPSPLLAATLRVARRMRGPIRHRAMHPPAPLIGPEPPPAPGATPAAWSSAAASPAAAESPSAASSPAESPSAAVPPAAAWPVPDSAAAAAAAAAQSAGGGPALPSSPSSAGPTATPAVRVQRGSSATPLPPSGPGASAVTSGPAAPGSPGSAAPGAPGSVAPGLSGSAASAMPAGSVTPGSDAPATPAGSAGLGASATAAGSAGLGASATAAGSAGLGASATAAGPVGSGRPAVPAEAVVRTFRAATAEAAYVAHALREAHLLQGVPWSKMAVLLRSTSLQLPSLQRALAAAGVPTVTHAEDLPLHLQPAVAPFLLLLRCALDPEALTEETAVALLHSSLGGADPLAERRLRQGLRALALAAGDRRPSGELVVDAVRDPAGLDMVERRWAVPAQQVARLLATAREAAAAPGATAEQVLWTVWRASGLADRWYAMSTRAAPTADNADVARARQWRAEAADRDLDSMVVLFDAAARFVDRLPGARTEVFLDHVLGQDLPADSIAPSADRGEAVRLLTAHAAKGLEWDVVVMAGVQEGIWPDLRLRGSLLGSERLVDVLAGRVASGQAAVVGQTSALLDEERRLFYVAATRARHKLIVTAVASAGVGGSEGEEQPSRFLTELGISGDGPGNPPPPPPEDPGPNLWDTDPDDPDPAGPPDTDPEDQPSPDPAGPIETDPDNPQQPGVDRASGPVETDPDNPQSPGADGREGAGKAQALAADGPKGRLPARGPRHVAADPGPDLFEAMAGPGEWPTEEPPDEPGQAGPGELPVGRPPRALTLAALVAELRTVVVGSDQTPARRRAAAAELARLAAAGVPGAHPDEWWGLRPLSDDRPLVDEGEPVKVTPSSMESALRCSLRWLLERHGGAAPPGPAQGVGNLVHAAAMLAEDANADREKLVEYVSARFEAIELAARWLAGPEQERAQAMVDKLLRWLAVNPRRLLAIEHEFTVRIEDEKRPIQLTGRVDRLEIDEDGRLVVIDLKTGKTTAVAAADVAEHAQLAGYQTAVAAGAFADYGDESGGAALVQLGPGKDAREQMQLPLADAADPQWAYEMVRRTAETMAASTFSAVANSRCRVCPVRTSCPISGKGRQIVDEGQ, encoded by the coding sequence GTGAGCACGCCGGTCTCCTCGTCCGCCGCGGTGCGCCGCCCGGCGTATCGCCTCGTCCGGCGTCCCCCGCGCGCGCTCCCGTCGCTGCTCCCCGACCCCCTCCAGCGATATGCGGCCGATCACGTCGACGGCCCGCTGCTCGTGGTGGGCGGCCCCGGCACGGGCAAGACGACCACACTCGTCGAGTCGGTGGCCGCGCGCATCGCCGCCGGGGTCGACCCCGAACGCATCCTGGTGCTGACGTTCGGCCGCCGCGGAGCCATGGCGCTGCGCGACCGCATCGAGGCCCGGATCGCCGCCGACCCGGGCCGCATCGTTCACGAGCCCCTGGTGAGGACCTTCCACGCGTACGCGTTCGGTCTGCTCCGCCGGGCCGCAGCCGAACGGGGCGAGCCGTCCCCGCGCCTGCTCACCGGCCCCGAACAAGACCTGATCATCCGCGAGCTGCTCGCCGTCTCCGGTGATACCGAAGAGCCCGACCCGATCGGCTGGCCCGCGGCGCTGCGCCCGGCCCTGCCCACCCGGGCCTTCGCCCAGCAGCTGCGCGACCTCATGCAACGCGCCGCCGAGCGCGGCATCGACGCCGTCGAACTGGCCCGCCTGGGCGAACGCCTGGGCCGCGACGACTGGCCGGCCGCCGCCCGCTTCCTGCGCGAATACGTCGCCGTCCTGGCCCTGCGCGACGTGACGACCCGCGGTTCCTCCGCCTACGACCCGGCCGAGCTGGTGCGGGCCGCCTCGGGCCTGCTCACCGACACGCCCGGCCTGCTCGAGTCGGAACGCCGCCGGCTGGACTACGTCTACGTGGACGAGCTGGCCGACACCGACCCGGCCCAGATCGAGCTGCTCGCCCTGGTCGCCGGGGGCGGCAGACCGCTGGTCGCGTTCGCCGACCCCGACTCCTCGATCTACGGCTTCCGCGGCGCCGACCCGGGCGCGGTCGCCTCGTTCCCGGCCACCTTCCGCACGGCTTCGGGGGCGCTCGCCGAGACGCTGACGCTGCACACCAACTACCGCGCCCCGAGCCCGCTGCTCGCCGCCACGTTGCGGGTGGCCCGCCGCATGCGGGGGCCGATCCGGCATCGCGCCATGCATCCGCCGGCCCCGCTGATCGGCCCCGAACCGCCCCCGGCGCCGGGCGCGACGCCCGCCGCCTGGTCGTCCGCTGCCGCGTCGCCCGCCGCTGCCGAGTCGCCGTCCGCCGCCTCGTCACCCGCCGAGTCGCCGTCCGCCGCCGTGCCGCCCGCTGCCGCCTGGCCCGTCCCAGATTCCGCCGCCGCCGCCGCCGCCGCTGCCGCGCAGTCAGCGGGCGGCGGTCCCGCGTTGCCGTCTTCCCCCTCCTCGGCTGGGCCGACCGCCACCCCCGCCGTACGCGTTCAGCGGGGCAGCTCCGCCACCCCGCTACCGCCGTCGGGTCCCGGGGCGTCCGCAGTGACATCCGGCCCGGCCGCGCCCGGTTCGCCCGGTTCTGCCGCGCCTGGTGCGCCGGGTTCTGTGGCGCCTGGTTTGTCTGGTTCTGCTGCGTCAGCGATGCCGGCTGGTTCGGTCACGCCCGGTTCTGACGCGCCCGCGACGCCGGCGGGATCGGCCGGGCTTGGCGCGTCCGCGACTGCGGCGGGATCGGCCGGGCTTGGCGCGTCCGCGACTGCGGCGGGATCGGCCGGGCTTGGCGCGTCCGCGACTGCGGCGGGACCTGTCGGGTCCGGGCGGCCGGCCGTTCCGGCCGAGGCTGTCGTGCGGACATTCCGGGCGGCGACGGCGGAGGCGGCCTACGTGGCGCACGCCCTGCGCGAGGCCCATCTGCTGCAGGGCGTTCCGTGGTCCAAGATGGCCGTGCTCCTGCGCAGCACGTCGTTGCAGCTGCCGTCGTTGCAGCGGGCGCTGGCCGCGGCCGGTGTGCCGACGGTGACCCACGCCGAGGACCTGCCGCTGCACCTGCAGCCCGCTGTTGCGCCGTTTCTGCTGCTTCTGCGCTGTGCGCTCGACCCCGAGGCGCTCACCGAGGAGACAGCCGTCGCGTTGCTGCACTCGTCGCTGGGCGGGGCCGACCCGCTGGCCGAGCGACGGCTGCGGCAGGGGCTGCGCGCCTTGGCGCTGGCGGCCGGCGATCGGCGCCCGTCCGGCGAGCTGGTGGTCGACGCCGTACGGGATCCGGCCGGGCTCGACATGGTGGAGCGGCGCTGGGCCGTGCCCGCCCAGCAGGTGGCCCGGCTGCTGGCCACGGCCCGGGAAGCGGCCGCCGCGCCCGGCGCCACGGCCGAGCAGGTGCTGTGGACGGTCTGGCGGGCCAGCGGCTTGGCCGACCGCTGGTATGCGATGAGCACCCGCGCGGCCCCCACCGCCGACAACGCCGACGTCGCGCGGGCCCGGCAGTGGCGGGCCGAGGCGGCCGACCGTGATCTCGACTCGATGGTGGTGCTTTTCGACGCGGCCGCCCGCTTCGTCGACCGGCTTCCCGGCGCGCGCACCGAAGTTTTCCTCGACCATGTGCTGGGGCAGGACCTGCCGGCCGACTCGATCGCGCCCAGCGCCGACCGGGGTGAGGCGGTCCGGTTGCTCACCGCGCACGCCGCCAAGGGCCTCGAGTGGGATGTCGTGGTGATGGCCGGCGTGCAGGAGGGCATCTGGCCCGATCTGCGGTTGCGCGGCAGCCTGCTCGGCTCGGAACGCCTGGTCGACGTGCTCGCGGGCCGGGTCGCCTCGGGCCAGGCGGCGGTGGTGGGGCAGACGTCGGCCTTGCTCGACGAGGAGCGCCGGCTGTTCTACGTGGCCGCTACCCGGGCCCGGCACAAGCTGATCGTCACCGCCGTGGCCTCGGCCGGTGTGGGCGGTTCGGAGGGTGAGGAGCAGCCCAGCCGTTTCCTGACCGAGCTGGGCATCTCCGGCGACGGCCCCGGCAACCCGCCTCCGCCCCCGCCGGAGGACCCGGGCCCCAACCTGTGGGACACCGACCCCGACGACCCGGACCCGGCCGGCCCGCCGGACACCGACCCGGAGGACCAGCCGTCTCCGGACCCGGCCGGACCGATCGAAACCGACCCGGACAACCCGCAGCAGCCGGGTGTGGACCGGGCGAGCGGCCCGGTCGAGACCGACCCGGACAACCCGCAGTCGCCGGGCGCTGATGGGCGCGAGGGCGCGGGCAAAGCGCAAGCTCTCGCCGCCGACGGCCCGAAAGGCCGGTTGCCGGCGCGTGGCCCGAGGCACGTGGCGGCCGACCCGGGGCCCGACCTCTTCGAGGCCATGGCCGGCCCGGGGGAGTGGCCCACCGAGGAGCCGCCCGACGAGCCCGGTCAGGCCGGGCCCGGCGAGCTGCCCGTGGGCCGGCCGCCGCGCGCATTGACCTTGGCGGCGCTGGTGGCCGAGTTGCGTACGGTGGTGGTCGGCAGTGACCAGACGCCGGCCCGCAGGCGCGCCGCCGCCGCGGAACTGGCCCGGCTCGCGGCGGCCGGTGTCCCCGGCGCGCATCCCGACGAGTGGTGGGGCCTGCGCCCGCTCTCCGACGACCGCCCGCTGGTCGACGAGGGCGAACCCGTCAAGGTCACCCCGTCCTCGATGGAGAGCGCGCTGCGCTGCAGCCTGCGCTGGCTGCTGGAACGGCACGGCGGGGCCGCGCCCCCGGGCCCGGCGCAGGGCGTGGGCAATCTGGTGCACGCGGCCGCGATGCTGGCCGAGGACGCCAACGCCGACCGCGAGAAGCTGGTGGAGTACGTCAGCGCCCGGTTCGAGGCGATCGAGCTGGCCGCCCGCTGGTTGGCCGGCCCCGAGCAGGAACGCGCCCAGGCCATGGTGGACAAGTTGCTGCGCTGGCTGGCCGTCAACCCGCGGCGGCTGCTGGCCATCGAGCACGAGTTCACCGTCCGGATCGAGGACGAGAAGCGGCCCATCCAGCTCACCGGCCGGGTCGACCGGCTCGAGATCGACGAGGACGGCCGCCTGGTCGTGATCGACCTCAAGACCGGCAAGACCACCGCGGTCGCGGCGGCCGACGTGGCCGAGCACGCCCAGCTGGCCGGTTATCAGACCGCCGTCGCGGCCGGGGCGTTCGCCGATTACGGGGACGAGAGCGGCGGTGCGGCGCTGGTGCAGCTGGGTCCGGGCAAGGATGCCCGCGAGCAGATGCAGCTGCCGCTGGCCGACGCCGCCGACCCGCAATGGGCGTACGAGATGGTTCGCCGCACTGCCGAGACGATGGCCGCGTCCACGTTCTCGGCCGTGGCCAACAGCCGTTGCCGGGTCTGCCCGGTCCGCACCAGCTGCCCGATCTCCGGTAAGGGCCGCCAGATCGTCGACGAGGGCCAGTGA
- a CDS encoding UvrD-helicase domain-containing protein, with protein sequence MTQPSLFAEEPARPRRRADSGPRFTPEELAHLLRLPRPTSEQSEIISAPVEPLLVVAGAGSGKTETMASRVVWLVANSYAHPDEILGLTFTRKAAGELAHRVRTRLGQLIRRLGRDDAFAGEATISTYHSYAARVVTEHGLRAGFEPSARLLTEAARWQIVDSLVRSYTGEMTGVNRAPSTVTDDVLALSGELAEHLVSPDELAAWTGRFFAEVQELPGKVYKDVADALARQRQRLTLLPLVRLYDQRKIDLEAMDFGDQMARAALVARDHPEVGEIERGRYKIVLLDEYQDTSHAQVTMLNALFGGGHPVTAVGDPCQSIYGWRGASAGTLDRFPDEFTLPGGEPARVGSLTRSWRNRPEILRVANTLSAPLRAFGARVTELRAAERVSGAVGGRTVACALLPTFAEEADWIGDSMLTAWRIIAGMPQALPEEIPVEKRPTSAVLVRVRSQIPAIEDALRRRGLPVEVVGLGGLLDTPEVRDVVCTMRVLADPTDGASLLRLLTGARWRIGPRDLVALHRRARGLAAARAAVVTGAEPDDVVADRLDDATLVEAMADLGAPQQYSAEGYGRLHAYSRELSALRQRLDQPLPDLVADIERTIGLDVEVAVRGWAAGDAGLARGHLDALADTAARYSAETDGGTLAGFLAFLAAAEEEERGLEPGQVDVVEGAVQILTAHAAKGLEWDVVSVAGLSKGVWPGLVRNSDQYLMGIGVLPFPLRGDSDGLPVLDLSEAADQKGVVNAVSAFGAAWREHDVREERRLAYVAVTRPRRLLLASGYWWGDGVKRPRGPSVFLDEIRATCEEGAGVVDVWTPEPAPGAANPAAEAVVSAQWPSDPLGLRRPAMAAAADLIRRMISAPDPAAAEAFAELAEGEPEVAARAGLAAELVGLPEDPDIARWRREAELLLAERDERSRRDGPIEVALPAHLSVSQLVVLRRDPQALARSLRRPLPHRPMPHARRGTAFHAWLEQRFGAVRLIDIDELPGAADDDAADDAELVALQQAFLSGEWAERTPIEVEVPFATTIAGVVVRGRMDAVFADTANRFDVIDWKTGRRPEGADADAAAVQLAAYRIAWAALAKVPLNRVRAGFHYVRDQVTVRPVDLLDAAQLAALVERLPERVI encoded by the coding sequence GTGACCCAACCCAGTTTGTTCGCCGAGGAACCGGCGAGGCCCCGGCGGCGTGCCGACTCCGGCCCCCGGTTCACCCCGGAGGAGCTGGCCCACCTGCTCCGGCTGCCCCGCCCCACCAGCGAACAGTCCGAGATCATCTCGGCCCCGGTGGAGCCGTTGCTCGTGGTGGCCGGGGCCGGTTCGGGCAAGACCGAGACGATGGCCTCCCGTGTCGTCTGGCTGGTCGCGAACAGTTACGCCCATCCCGACGAGATCCTCGGCCTCACGTTCACCCGTAAGGCCGCCGGTGAGCTGGCCCACCGCGTGCGTACCCGGCTCGGTCAGCTCATCCGCCGTCTGGGCCGGGACGATGCGTTCGCCGGTGAGGCCACCATTTCGACCTATCACTCGTACGCGGCCCGGGTCGTCACGGAGCACGGTCTGCGCGCTGGTTTCGAGCCGTCGGCGCGGCTGCTCACCGAGGCGGCCCGCTGGCAGATCGTCGATTCGCTGGTCCGGTCGTACACGGGTGAGATGACCGGCGTGAACCGTGCCCCGAGCACGGTCACCGACGACGTGCTGGCGCTCTCCGGCGAGCTGGCTGAGCATCTGGTCTCGCCCGACGAGCTGGCCGCCTGGACGGGCCGGTTCTTCGCCGAGGTGCAGGAGCTGCCGGGCAAGGTCTACAAGGACGTGGCCGACGCCCTGGCCCGGCAGCGGCAGCGGCTCACCCTGCTCCCGCTGGTCCGCCTGTACGACCAGCGCAAGATCGACCTGGAGGCGATGGACTTCGGCGATCAGATGGCCCGGGCGGCGCTGGTGGCCCGCGATCATCCCGAGGTCGGCGAGATCGAGCGCGGCCGCTACAAGATCGTTCTGCTGGACGAGTATCAGGACACCAGCCACGCCCAGGTCACCATGCTCAACGCGCTGTTCGGCGGCGGGCACCCGGTGACCGCGGTCGGCGACCCCTGCCAGTCCATCTACGGCTGGCGCGGCGCCTCGGCGGGCACGCTCGACCGTTTCCCCGACGAGTTCACGCTGCCCGGCGGCGAGCCGGCCCGGGTCGGCAGCCTGACCCGCAGCTGGCGCAACCGTCCCGAGATCCTGCGGGTGGCCAACACGCTCTCGGCCCCGTTGCGCGCGTTCGGGGCCCGGGTGACCGAGCTGCGCGCGGCCGAGCGGGTGTCGGGTGCGGTCGGGGGCCGTACGGTGGCTTGCGCCTTGCTGCCCACGTTCGCCGAGGAGGCGGACTGGATCGGTGACTCGATGCTCACCGCGTGGCGGATCATCGCCGGGATGCCGCAGGCGCTGCCCGAGGAGATCCCGGTCGAGAAGCGCCCGACCAGCGCCGTGCTGGTGCGGGTGCGCAGCCAGATCCCGGCCATCGAGGACGCGCTGCGCCGCCGGGGCCTGCCCGTCGAGGTGGTCGGCCTGGGTGGGCTGCTCGACACCCCCGAGGTGCGCGACGTCGTCTGCACGATGCGGGTGCTGGCCGACCCGACCGACGGCGCCTCCCTGTTGCGCCTGCTCACTGGAGCGCGCTGGCGGATCGGCCCGCGTGACCTGGTGGCGCTGCACCGGCGGGCCCGTGGGCTGGCCGCGGCCCGCGCCGCCGTGGTGACCGGCGCCGAGCCCGACGACGTGGTGGCCGACCGTCTGGACGACGCCACCCTGGTCGAGGCGATGGCCGACCTGGGGGCCCCGCAGCAGTACTCGGCGGAGGGCTACGGCCGGCTGCACGCGTACAGCCGGGAACTGAGTGCCCTGCGGCAGCGCCTCGACCAGCCGCTGCCCGACCTGGTGGCCGACATCGAGCGCACGATCGGGCTGGATGTCGAGGTCGCCGTGCGGGGGTGGGCGGCCGGGGACGCCGGGCTGGCCCGGGGCCACCTCGACGCGCTGGCCGACACCGCGGCCCGCTACTCCGCCGAGACCGACGGCGGCACGCTCGCCGGTTTCCTGGCCTTCCTGGCCGCGGCCGAGGAGGAGGAGCGCGGTCTCGAACCGGGGCAGGTCGACGTGGTCGAGGGCGCCGTGCAGATCCTCACCGCGCACGCCGCCAAGGGCCTGGAGTGGGACGTCGTGTCGGTGGCCGGGCTGAGCAAGGGTGTCTGGCCGGGCCTGGTCCGCAACTCCGACCAGTACTTGATGGGTATCGGCGTGCTGCCGTTCCCGCTGCGTGGCGACTCCGACGGCCTGCCCGTGCTCGACCTGTCCGAGGCGGCCGACCAGAAGGGCGTGGTCAACGCCGTCTCCGCCTTCGGTGCGGCCTGGCGCGAGCACGACGTACGGGAGGAGCGCCGGCTCGCCTACGTGGCCGTCACCCGCCCTCGCCGCCTGCTGCTGGCCTCGGGCTACTGGTGGGGTGACGGGGTGAAGCGCCCGCGCGGCCCGTCGGTGTTCCTCGACGAGATCCGCGCGACCTGCGAGGAGGGCGCCGGTGTGGTCGACGTGTGGACGCCCGAGCCGGCGCCCGGCGCGGCCAACCCGGCGGCCGAGGCGGTGGTCTCGGCGCAGTGGCCGTCGGACCCGCTGGGTCTGCGCCGCCCGGCCATGGCGGCCGCGGCCGACCTGATCCGCCGGATGATCTCCGCTCCCGACCCGGCCGCCGCGGAGGCGTTCGCCGAGCTGGCCGAGGGGGAGCCCGAGGTCGCGGCCCGGGCCGGGCTGGCCGCCGAGCTGGTCGGCCTCCCGGAGGATCCGGACATCGCGCGCTGGCGGCGGGAGGCCGAGCTGCTGCTGGCCGAGCGCGACGAGCGGTCCCGGCGGGACGGCCCGATCGAGGTCGCCCTGCCCGCTCATCTGTCGGTGTCGCAGCTGGTGGTGCTGCGCCGCGACCCGCAGGCGCTGGCCCGTTCGCTGCGCCGCCCGCTGCCGCACCGGCCGATGCCGCACGCCCGGCGGGGCACGGCGTTCCACGCGTGGCTCGAGCAGCGGTTCGGCGCGGTCCGCCTGATCGACATCGACGAGCTGCCGGGCGCGGCCGACGACGACGCGGCCGACGACGCCGAGCTGGTCGCGCTGCAGCAGGCCTTCCTGTCGGGCGAGTGGGCCGAGCGCACGCCGATCGAGGTCGAGGTGCCGTTCGCGACCACCATCGCCGGGGTGGTGGTGCGGGGGCGGATGGACGCCGTCTTCGCCGACACCGCCAACCGGTTCGACGTGATCGACTGGAAGACCGGCCGGCGGCCCGAGGGAGCGGACGCCGACGCCGCGGCGGTGCAGCTGGCGGCGTACCGGATCGCCTGGGCCGCCCTGGCCAAGGTGCCGCTCAACCGGGTGCGGGCGGGCTTCCACTACGTACGGGATCAGGTCACCGTCCGCCCGGTCGATCTGCTGGACGCGGCCCAGCTCGCGGCCTTGGTCGAGCGTCTGCCCGAACGGGTGATTTAG
- a CDS encoding pilus assembly protein CpaE, with product MIGVQLAQQLREAGLTWKPALGDRFAIPDHDLDDEVFVLSNMTIEVHTMPEGPVIGFNGTTEWALDDVELDETVWLPREDQLRELLGGTFRGLRRGPAGYEVLIDLLGEERAFTAETAEAAYAGALLHLLAAAGAA from the coding sequence GTGATCGGCGTACAACTGGCACAGCAGCTCAGAGAGGCCGGACTGACCTGGAAGCCGGCGCTCGGCGACCGCTTCGCGATTCCGGACCACGACCTCGACGACGAGGTGTTCGTGCTGAGCAACATGACTATCGAGGTACACACGATGCCGGAGGGCCCGGTGATCGGCTTCAACGGCACCACCGAGTGGGCCCTGGACGACGTCGAACTGGACGAGACGGTCTGGCTGCCCCGGGAGGATCAGCTGCGCGAACTGCTGGGCGGGACGTTCCGCGGGCTGCGGCGCGGCCCGGCCGGCTACGAGGTGCTCATCGACCTGCTCGGTGAGGAGCGGGCCTTCACCGCCGAAACGGCCGAGGCAGCGTACGCGGGAGCGCTGTTGCACCTGCTGGCCGCGGCCGGGGCCGCCTAA
- the cspE gene encoding transcription antiterminator/RNA stability regulator CspE — MVTGVVKWFNADKGFGFITPDDGGADVFAHFSAIQTSGYRSLDENQRVEFEVTQGQKGPQAANIRPL; from the coding sequence ATGGTTACCGGCGTTGTGAAGTGGTTCAACGCGGACAAGGGCTTCGGGTTCATCACCCCGGACGACGGCGGCGCCGACGTCTTCGCCCACTTCTCCGCTATCCAGACCTCCGGCTACCGCAGCCTGGACGAGAACCAGCGTGTCGAGTTCGAGGTGACCCAGGGCCAGAAGGGCCCGCAGGCCGCGAACATCCGCCCGCTCTGA
- a CDS encoding lysophospholipid acyltransferase family protein, giving the protein MELVYPPVVALAKTMFRVLDLKIEIDGAENIPREGGAVLASNHVSYLDFIFCGLGAQPAKRLVRFMAKKSVFDHKVSGPLMRGMRHIPVDRDAGAASFREANQALRNGQIVGVFPEATISESFTVKELKSGAVRLARSAKVPLIPMAVWGPHRLWTKGHKKELTKRHVPVLIKIGQALEMPKGTSPDALTAALKERMSSLLDAAQKAYPEKPAGPDDRWWLPAHMGGTAPLPQAAAV; this is encoded by the coding sequence ATGGAACTCGTGTATCCGCCGGTCGTCGCCCTTGCCAAGACGATGTTCCGGGTGCTCGACCTCAAGATCGAGATCGATGGTGCGGAGAACATTCCGCGCGAGGGCGGGGCGGTGCTCGCGAGCAACCACGTGAGCTATCTCGACTTCATCTTCTGCGGTCTCGGCGCTCAGCCGGCCAAGCGGCTCGTCCGCTTCATGGCGAAGAAGTCGGTCTTCGACCACAAGGTCAGCGGCCCGCTGATGCGCGGCATGCGGCACATCCCGGTCGACCGTGACGCCGGCGCCGCCTCCTTCCGCGAGGCCAACCAGGCGCTGCGCAACGGGCAGATCGTCGGCGTGTTCCCCGAGGCCACGATCAGCGAGTCGTTCACGGTCAAGGAGCTCAAGTCGGGCGCGGTGCGGCTGGCCCGCTCGGCCAAGGTGCCGCTGATCCCGATGGCCGTCTGGGGCCCGCATCGGCTCTGGACCAAGGGTCACAAAAAAGAGCTGACCAAACGGCACGTGCCGGTGCTCATCAAGATCGGCCAGGCGCTCGAGATGCCCAAGGGCACGTCGCCCGACGCGCTCACCGCAGCCCTCAAGGAGCGCATGAGCAGCCTGCTCGACGCGGCACAGAAGGCGTACCCCGAGAAGCCGGCAGGCCCCGACGATCGGTGGTGGCTGCCGGCTCACATGGGCGGGACGGCGCCGCTGCCCCAGGCCGCGGCCGTTTAG
- a CDS encoding ABC transporter permease, translating to MPSKFPSARAGLEGTSGDSTAPVVEKAGVSPEAAEVAGLDALELQPQRDKGQRGKRIWKNTWPKLAAIAIVLLVWQIVVWAEWKPIYVLPSPETVFTDLGSVITTADFWDGVRVTMTRAFTGFLLAVVIGTIIGALVSQFAPLRAAIGSLITGLQTMPSIMWFPLAILLFQLSESAILFVVILGAAPSVANGLISGIDYVPRTWLRVGQVLGMRGVAKYRHLILPASLPSFISGLKQGWAFSWRSLMAGELLVIVPGALSIGVRMQQARDLSDSSLVICYIIVVLIIGILIDVLFNAADNALRRRWGLLSS from the coding sequence ATGCCCAGTAAGTTTCCGTCCGCACGGGCCGGGCTCGAGGGCACCAGCGGCGACAGCACGGCCCCGGTCGTGGAGAAGGCCGGCGTCAGCCCCGAGGCGGCCGAGGTCGCCGGTCTCGACGCGCTCGAACTGCAGCCCCAGCGGGACAAGGGGCAGCGCGGCAAACGGATCTGGAAGAACACCTGGCCCAAGCTGGCCGCGATCGCCATCGTGCTGCTGGTCTGGCAGATCGTGGTCTGGGCCGAGTGGAAGCCGATCTACGTGCTGCCCTCGCCCGAGACGGTCTTCACCGACCTGGGCAGCGTGATCACCACGGCCGACTTCTGGGACGGCGTACGGGTGACGATGACCCGCGCGTTCACCGGCTTCCTGCTGGCCGTGGTCATCGGCACGATCATCGGCGCCCTGGTGTCGCAGTTCGCGCCGCTGCGGGCGGCCATCGGCTCGCTGATCACCGGTCTGCAGACCATGCCCTCGATCATGTGGTTCCCGCTGGCCATCCTGCTCTTCCAGCTCAGCGAGAGCGCGATCCTGTTCGTGGTGATCCTGGGCGCGGCCCCGTCGGTGGCCAACGGCCTGATCAGCGGCATCGACTACGTGCCGCGGACGTGGCTGCGGGTCGGGCAGGTGCTCGGCATGCGGGGCGTCGCCAAATACCGGCACCTGATCCTGCCGGCCTCGCTGCCCTCGTTCATCTCGGGCCTCAAGCAGGGCTGGGCGTTCTCGTGGCGCAGCCTGATGGCCGGCGAGCTGCTGGTCATCGTGCCGGGAGCGCTGTCCATCGGCGTACGGATGCAGCAGGCCCGCGATCTGAGCGACTCGAGCCTGGTCATCTGCTACATCATCGTCGTGCTGATCATCGGCATCCTGATCGACGTGCTGTTCAACGCGGCCGACAACGCCTTGCGCCGCCGCTGGGGTCTGTTGAGCAGCTAG
- a CDS encoding ABC transporter ATP-binding protein, with amino-acid sequence MSLLERQDVRTDPLVRLESVSKSYGDLLALDRVSLAVQRGEFVCLLGASGCGKSTLLSLVAGLDQISGGTLDIGGRKVSLMFQEAALFPWLSVRGNVELPLRLQGVSRSERRQRAEELLGIVRLSGFSDKRPHELSGGMRQRVALARALAQNADILLMDEPFGALDAMTRDILHDELERIWREQSLTVLFVTHNVREAVRLGDRVILLSSRPGRVIEDYAITHERPRRIDSPEVSAQAGEITDRLRAEVARHAQ; translated from the coding sequence ATGAGCCTCCTGGAACGACAGGACGTCAGAACGGATCCGCTCGTACGCCTGGAGAGCGTCTCCAAGAGCTACGGCGACCTGCTGGCCCTCGACCGGGTCTCGCTGGCCGTGCAGAGGGGCGAGTTCGTCTGCCTGCTCGGCGCGTCCGGCTGCGGCAAGAGCACCCTGCTCTCGCTCGTGGCCGGGCTCGACCAGATCTCCGGCGGCACGCTCGACATCGGCGGTCGCAAGGTGTCGCTGATGTTCCAGGAGGCCGCGCTCTTCCCGTGGCTCTCGGTCCGGGGCAACGTCGAACTGCCGCTGCGGCTGCAGGGCGTGTCCCGGTCCGAGCGCCGCCAACGGGCCGAGGAACTGCTCGGCATCGTGCGGCTGAGCGGCTTCAGCGACAAGCGACCGCACGAACTCTCCGGCGGCATGCGTCAGCGCGTGGCCCTGGCCCGCGCGCTGGCCCAGAACGCCGACATCCTGCTGATGGACGAGCCGTTCGGCGCGCTCGACGCGATGACCCGCGACATCCTGCACGACGAGCTGGAGCGGATCTGGCGCGAGCAGTCGCTGACCGTCCTGTTCGTCACGCACAACGTGCGCGAGGCCGTCCGGCTGGGCGACCGGGTGATCCTGCTGAGCAGCCGGCCGGGCCGGGTGATCGAGGACTACGCGATCACCCACGAGCGGCCCCGGCGCATCGACTCCCCCGAGGTGTCCGCCCAGGCCGGTGAGATCACCGATCGTCTCCGCGCGGAGGTCGCCCGCCATGCCCAGTAA